A window of Mycolicibacterium fluoranthenivorans contains these coding sequences:
- a CDS encoding fatty acid desaturase family protein — MAISDIAEYANLSPADVEAIGAELDAIRSDIEASLGGPDATYLHRVIAFQRVLDLTARLVIAGSTSRTGWVVGAVLLAYAKSVENMEIGHNVSHGQWDWMNDPEIHSTTWEWDMAGTSAQWRYSHNYRHHVFSNVLGVDDDLGFGVLRVTRDQPWKREYLLQPLRNLLLALIFEWGIARHGMHSEHERATTEAGRRAVTQSLLRKIGRQVAKDYVLLPALSLRRWRRTLAANVTANLLRNLWAYVVIFCGHFPDGVQQFAPEILQQETRGEWYLRQLLGAANFNAGPVMAFSSGHLCYQIEHHLFPDLPCNRYAEISVRVRELCDKYDLAYTTGSLARQYLQTLRTNFRLALPDEGLRGRWGLKQVN; from the coding sequence GTGGCAATCAGCGATATCGCGGAGTACGCGAACTTGAGTCCGGCGGACGTCGAGGCGATCGGCGCCGAGTTGGACGCGATCCGGTCGGACATCGAAGCTTCCCTGGGTGGCCCGGACGCCACCTACCTGCACCGGGTGATCGCGTTTCAACGGGTACTGGATCTGACGGCCCGGCTGGTGATCGCCGGCAGCACGTCGCGGACGGGCTGGGTGGTCGGCGCGGTCCTGCTGGCGTACGCGAAATCCGTTGAGAACATGGAGATCGGGCACAACGTCAGTCACGGTCAGTGGGACTGGATGAACGACCCGGAGATCCATTCGACCACGTGGGAATGGGACATGGCGGGCACCTCCGCACAGTGGCGCTATTCGCACAACTACCGGCATCACGTGTTCAGCAATGTGCTCGGAGTGGACGACGACCTCGGCTTCGGTGTGCTGCGGGTGACCCGGGATCAGCCCTGGAAGCGCGAGTATCTGCTGCAGCCGCTGCGGAACCTGCTGCTCGCCCTCATCTTCGAATGGGGTATCGCGCGGCACGGAATGCACTCCGAGCACGAGCGGGCCACCACCGAAGCCGGCCGGCGTGCGGTGACGCAGTCGCTGCTCCGCAAGATCGGGCGGCAGGTGGCCAAGGACTACGTCCTGCTGCCGGCTCTGAGCCTGCGCAGATGGCGACGGACCCTGGCCGCGAACGTCACGGCGAACCTGCTCCGCAATCTGTGGGCGTATGTGGTGATCTTCTGCGGGCATTTCCCCGACGGTGTGCAGCAGTTCGCGCCGGAGATCCTGCAGCAGGAGACCCGGGGGGAGTGGTACCTGCGCCAACTCCTCGGCGCGGCCAACTTCAACGCAGGCCCTGTGATGGCTTTCTCCAGCGGTCACCTGTGTTACCAGATCGAGCACCACCTGTTTCCCGACCTGCCCTGCAACCGGTACGCCGAGATCAGCGTGCGGGTCCGGGAACTGTGCGACAAATACGACCTCGCCTACACCACCGGGTCGCTGGCCCGCCAGTATCTGCAGACGCTGCGGACCAACTTCCGGCTCGCGTTGCCCGACGAAGGACTTCGGGGCCGTTGGGGTCTGAAGCAGGTCAACTAA
- a CDS encoding GAF and ANTAR domain-containing protein, with translation MTAVADLQAGLTSLAGLVADSLDLDQVLAEVAASAVRAVPGADGAGVTLLQPERQDDPVLASAASAPFVAEIDTIQYVTVHEGPSITAALQRRTVRSGSLGGTKLWPRFGPRVGRLGVHSAMAVPLLLGDRVVGAVSVYSREKDAFDEHSAQFAELFAKPAAVAVHNARILADALALTGQLQVALSTRPVIDQAIGIIRARTGRSAAEAFGQLRAMSQAEQRKLAEVAEQIVAEAVRRARARRADQAGPNPGCNVDSVGTPASPG, from the coding sequence GTGACTGCGGTCGCCGACCTGCAGGCCGGGCTCACCAGCCTCGCCGGGTTGGTGGCAGACAGCCTCGACCTGGACCAGGTGCTCGCCGAGGTGGCCGCCTCGGCCGTGCGTGCCGTCCCCGGCGCCGACGGTGCCGGCGTGACGTTGCTGCAGCCGGAACGCCAGGACGACCCCGTCCTGGCGTCGGCTGCGAGTGCGCCGTTCGTCGCTGAGATCGACACCATCCAATACGTCACGGTGCACGAGGGGCCGAGCATCACCGCCGCGCTGCAACGGCGCACGGTGCGATCAGGTTCGCTCGGGGGGACCAAGCTGTGGCCGCGATTCGGTCCGCGGGTGGGCCGGCTCGGCGTGCACAGTGCGATGGCGGTGCCCCTGTTGCTGGGTGACCGGGTCGTCGGTGCGGTCAGCGTCTACAGCCGCGAGAAGGACGCCTTCGACGAGCATTCGGCGCAGTTCGCGGAATTGTTCGCCAAGCCGGCGGCCGTCGCGGTGCACAACGCCCGGATCCTGGCCGACGCGCTCGCGCTCACCGGTCAGCTGCAGGTGGCCCTGTCGACGCGTCCGGTGATCGATCAGGCGATCGGGATCATCCGCGCGCGTACCGGGCGCAGCGCCGCGGAGGCGTTCGGCCAGCTACGGGCGATGAGTCAGGCCGAGCAACGCAAACTGGCCGAGGTGGCCGAACAGATCGTCGCCGAAGCCGTGCGCCGGGCCCGTGCTCGCCGTGCTGACCAGGCCGGGCCGAACCCGGGGTGTAACGTGGACAGTGTTGGGACCCCAGCCAGTCCGGGATGA
- a CDS encoding glycosyltransferase, producing the protein MSATPSFGILSTYPPTPCGLATFSAALADGLSANGADVNVVRVADGTPSRSNRVVGELINGSPSSVDACSDLLNNSDVAVIQHEYGIYGGADGDEVISILGGLQIPSIVVLHTVPKDPTRHQRSVLEAVAALADQVVVMSDSAALRLCAGFDVERRKVSTIPHGAAVTTFGHTKRSGRPTLLTWGLLGPGKGIERVIDAMGSLHTLRGNPRYLIAGRTHPKVLAAEGEAYREARAEQARRAGISAAVHFDAGYRDVASLSALAQSASVVVLPYDSTDQVTSGVLVDAIASGRPVVATAFPHAVELLATGAGIVVPHDDPDAMTAALEAVLTQPRLAGGMAAEARRLAPAMAWPVVATSYQAVAQRILAKRSKQTWLS; encoded by the coding sequence GTGTCGGCAACGCCGAGCTTCGGAATTCTCAGCACGTATCCGCCCACTCCGTGCGGCCTTGCCACGTTCAGCGCCGCATTGGCGGACGGATTGTCCGCCAATGGTGCCGACGTGAATGTGGTGCGAGTGGCCGACGGCACCCCCAGCCGTAGCAATCGCGTTGTCGGCGAACTGATCAACGGGTCTCCGTCCTCGGTCGACGCGTGCTCGGATCTGCTCAACAACAGCGATGTCGCGGTCATCCAGCACGAATACGGTATCTACGGCGGTGCCGATGGCGATGAGGTCATCAGTATCCTTGGCGGGCTGCAGATTCCGTCGATCGTCGTGCTGCACACCGTCCCCAAGGATCCGACGCGGCATCAGCGTTCGGTGTTGGAGGCGGTGGCGGCCTTGGCGGATCAGGTGGTGGTGATGTCGGATTCGGCCGCGCTGCGGCTGTGTGCAGGGTTCGACGTCGAACGCCGAAAGGTCAGCACCATTCCGCACGGTGCGGCCGTCACGACGTTCGGCCATACCAAGCGAAGCGGTCGCCCCACCCTGCTGACGTGGGGACTGCTCGGCCCTGGCAAGGGCATTGAGCGCGTGATCGACGCGATGGGTTCCCTGCACACGCTCAGGGGCAACCCGCGATACCTGATCGCCGGTCGCACCCATCCGAAGGTTCTTGCCGCAGAAGGTGAGGCCTATCGTGAGGCTCGTGCCGAGCAGGCACGACGCGCCGGCATCTCGGCAGCGGTCCATTTCGACGCCGGCTACCGCGATGTGGCGTCGTTGTCCGCTCTCGCGCAGTCCGCGTCGGTGGTGGTGCTGCCCTACGACTCCACCGACCAAGTCACTTCCGGTGTCCTGGTGGACGCGATCGCCAGTGGCCGCCCGGTGGTCGCGACCGCTTTCCCGCACGCCGTCGAGCTGCTGGCGACCGGAGCCGGCATCGTGGTACCCCACGATGACCCGGACGCGATGACGGCCGCCTTGGAGGCCGTCCTGACCCAGCCCCGGCTTGCCGGGGGGATGGCCGCGGAGGCCCGCAGGCTCGCGCCGGCAATGGCCTGGCCGGTGGTGGCCACCTCGTATCAAGCTGTGGCACAACGAATTCTGGCGAAGCGGTCGAAGCAGACATGGCTGTCATAA
- a CDS encoding glycosyltransferase gives MAVITTEFGHLLRLSDRRGTFEHADGTSPRQNHGYCTDDMARVLVVASREPEAGDAVHGLSRLAVRFLDEAQAYSGGCRNRMDHSGKWTDSYALEDCWGRCLWGLGTAAAHNDLGLVRRLAVVQFERAAHGRSAWPRAMAFAAVGAAELLSVEPGNTAARRLIDDYVAGLPAPNDDPSWPWPEARLTYANAVLAEAMIAAAAVVGDPALGQRGLDLLGWLIERETHGEHLSPTPVGGWSAGEHRPGFDQQPIEISTLADACARAASVDAQSIWPDTVRAAAAWFQGANDAGLLMWDPETGGGYDGLHENGVNINQGAESTLAAMSTLQLARRFAGIPQ, from the coding sequence ATGGCTGTCATAACGACGGAGTTCGGTCATCTGCTGAGACTCTCGGACCGGCGTGGCACCTTTGAACACGCCGACGGGACGTCGCCTCGCCAGAACCACGGGTACTGCACCGACGATATGGCCAGAGTGCTGGTGGTGGCCAGCCGCGAGCCCGAGGCGGGCGACGCGGTCCACGGGCTGTCCCGGCTGGCGGTGCGATTCCTGGACGAGGCGCAGGCGTACTCCGGGGGATGCCGCAATCGAATGGACCACAGCGGCAAGTGGACCGACAGCTACGCACTGGAGGACTGCTGGGGCAGGTGTCTGTGGGGACTGGGCACGGCCGCCGCGCACAACGACCTGGGTCTGGTGCGCAGGCTGGCGGTGGTGCAGTTCGAGCGCGCCGCCCATGGTCGCTCCGCATGGCCGCGAGCGATGGCCTTCGCCGCCGTCGGGGCCGCTGAACTGCTCAGTGTCGAGCCCGGCAACACCGCGGCCCGGCGCCTGATCGACGATTACGTCGCGGGTCTCCCGGCGCCGAATGACGACCCGAGCTGGCCCTGGCCGGAGGCGCGCCTCACCTACGCCAATGCCGTACTCGCCGAGGCGATGATCGCCGCGGCCGCCGTTGTCGGCGACCCCGCCCTCGGGCAGCGCGGCCTGGATCTGCTGGGCTGGCTGATCGAACGCGAGACACACGGCGAGCACCTGTCGCCCACACCGGTCGGAGGTTGGTCGGCCGGCGAGCACAGGCCCGGGTTCGACCAGCAGCCGATCGAGATATCCACCCTGGCCGATGCGTGTGCCCGGGCAGCCTCCGTCGATGCGCAGTCGATCTGGCCCGACACCGTGCGTGCGGCGGCAGCGTGGTTCCAGGGTGCCAACGACGCGGGATTGCTCATGTGGGACCCCGAGACCGGCGGCGGATACGACGGTCTGCACGAGAACGGCGTGAACATCAATCAGGGGGCGGAGTCGACACTGGCGGCGATGTCCACACTTCAGCTGGCCAGGCGCTTCGCCGGTATTCCGCAGTGA
- a CDS encoding glycoside hydrolase family 130 protein: MAADPTRVITRLFVPGQEGFEVHESRAGAVLRRILALDEDGVRAALDDIVIRFDRRHRDLVGTFRRHARELSDRLDPGRDLSDARILLLGAAFTSEYTIEGAALCNPSIVEHPDQSGVAPGSLRFVMSVRGIGEGHRSSIGFRTGTVDGAGTVHFDDAVPFATVGTITSTLLDAAVFRNELVKVWGSEETAGYVLDGLGERFSRGDLDDRLERLHRHSRTRAHTPQLIELITDIADRSYGVEFRGEIPLAERVLWPATDAEEAGMEDARFVRFVEDDGQATYYATYTAYDGVEISQQMLTTKDFRTFDSTPMVGAAAANKGLALFPRRIHGRFAAMSRSDRESNTVAFSDHLSVWTTTQECQKPSAVWETLQLGNCGSPLETGAGWLVLTHGVGPMRTYSIGAILLDLDDPTRIIGRLPFALLHPAADERDGYVPNVVYSCGALVHADTLVLPYGIGDCAIGIATVALPELLAAMQP, encoded by the coding sequence ATGGCGGCCGATCCGACACGTGTCATCACCCGGTTGTTCGTGCCCGGTCAAGAGGGATTCGAAGTCCACGAGTCCCGGGCGGGAGCGGTATTGCGGCGGATACTGGCGCTGGATGAGGACGGTGTGCGGGCGGCCCTGGACGATATCGTCATCCGGTTCGATCGGCGGCACCGCGATCTCGTCGGCACGTTCCGCCGGCACGCACGCGAGCTGTCCGACCGGCTGGACCCGGGGCGGGATCTTTCCGATGCCCGAATCTTGTTGCTGGGCGCAGCTTTCACCAGCGAGTACACCATCGAGGGGGCCGCGCTGTGCAATCCCAGCATCGTCGAGCACCCCGATCAATCGGGGGTGGCGCCGGGCAGTCTGCGCTTTGTGATGAGCGTGCGGGGTATCGGTGAAGGGCATCGGTCGTCCATCGGATTCCGCACCGGCACCGTGGACGGCGCAGGGACGGTCCACTTCGACGATGCCGTGCCGTTCGCGACGGTCGGGACCATCACCTCGACCCTGCTCGACGCCGCGGTGTTTCGCAATGAGCTGGTCAAAGTGTGGGGTTCCGAAGAGACTGCCGGCTATGTGCTCGACGGGCTCGGCGAACGGTTCAGCCGGGGCGATCTGGACGACCGACTGGAGCGGTTACATCGGCACAGTCGCACCAGAGCTCACACTCCGCAGCTGATCGAGTTGATCACTGATATTGCGGACCGCTCCTACGGTGTCGAGTTCCGCGGCGAGATACCCCTTGCCGAGCGGGTGTTGTGGCCGGCGACGGATGCCGAGGAAGCGGGGATGGAGGACGCGCGATTCGTCCGCTTCGTCGAGGACGACGGGCAAGCCACCTACTACGCCACCTATACGGCTTACGATGGAGTCGAGATCAGTCAACAGATGTTGACCACCAAGGACTTTCGGACGTTCGACTCGACACCGATGGTCGGTGCGGCGGCGGCGAACAAGGGATTGGCGCTGTTTCCGCGCCGGATCCACGGGCGATTCGCCGCGATGTCGCGGTCCGACCGGGAATCGAACACCGTCGCCTTCAGTGACCACCTGTCGGTGTGGACGACGACGCAGGAATGTCAGAAGCCCAGCGCCGTGTGGGAAACGCTGCAGTTGGGTAACTGTGGTTCTCCGCTGGAGACCGGCGCCGGTTGGCTGGTCCTCACCCATGGGGTGGGGCCGATGCGCACCTACTCGATCGGGGCGATACTCCTCGACCTCGACGATCCCACCCGGATCATCGGGCGGCTGCCGTTTGCCCTGCTGCATCCCGCGGCCGACGAGCGGGACGGCTATGTACCGAACGTGGTGTATTCGTGCGGGGCGCTGGTACACGCCGACACCCTGGTCCTGCCCTACGGCATCGGCGACTGCGCGATCGGAATCGCCACCGTCGCGCTTCCCGAGCTGCTCGCGGCGATGCAGCCGTAG